Part of the Sulfoacidibacillus ferrooxidans genome, CTTGAAGTCTCTTCGAGCGCCCGTTGCTTTGTTTCAGGTAAGAGTATCAAAGTAAGGACTGCGGCAATGACGGCTAAGGTGGCTAAAAATCCAATAGCCACTGCTTCTCCCCAGATTCGAAACAGTGCAGGGAAGACAAAGGCAGTCAATGATGCACCAAGGCGCCCAGAAGCGACAGTAATGCCTTGGACAACGCTGCGAATTTTAGTCGGTGCCAACTCAATCCCAAGCATGCCTGAAGCGGACACGGAACCTGGACCGACTTGAGACATCAAATTTTGTCCACCGTATAGTAATAACCCTATTAATGGTACTGTAGTTGCTTCGCCCTTAAACATACTAAACATGCCCAATGCAGCAGCCATGCCTACAAACCCCAAAACTTGAAGCGGCTTACGACCCCAACGGTCAATGAATAAAATTGCAACAATTGCTCCCGGCACGGTAAATGCGAGTTCCATGACCAATTGAAAGCTCCCAGCGGTCAGACCGATTCCCTTTGCAATGAGTGAAGGCCCAAAAAGTATGCCTGAATAAGCGACAATGTCGAACAGGAACCAAAGCACACAAGCCGTAAAAATATTTTTGCGATTTTTAGCCCAGTAGAAACTTGCTTCTTGTCGATCTTCTAATTCGTCTCGATTAACTATCTCACTCGCCGACCCACCAGTAACTTGTGCGATAACATTTTGTAATCCCACAAGATCCCCCTTCATTCTTGCCAAGAACCGTGGAGTCTCAGGCAATTTTCGGCGTAAGTATATGACGGAAGCAGCAGGTACCGCCCCGAAACCTAAAACAATTCTCCAAATGAGTGCATCTGGTACGTGATAAGCTTGCAAAACCATGTACAGAATGGCTGCAAAGGTAGCTCCAATTCCCCATGTTAGTCCGAAACCAATCGCGATACTTTTTCCGCGGTCTTGAGAATTCGCGTTTTCACCCATAATTAAAGGCGAGAGTACGTAATCTGCTCCAATTCCTATTCCTAAAATGAATCTCACAGCGATCAATTCAGGTACGTTTCCGACAAATGACTGCGCTAAGGAAGCCAAAGCAAGGACTAACACGTCAAGACCATAAAACGTTTTACGCCCTTTGTTTGCAAGCAATCCAAAGACAATGGCACCTAAAGCAGCACCGATAAGGGCACTACCTGCCAATAAGGAGCTTTCGAGACCAGTCAGACTTTTGACACCAAAAGAGAGTAGTACCAAGGGTAGAACGATACCAATAGAAGATAAATCGTAGCCGTCCGTGAACACCCCCATACCTGTCGTAAAAATAGACTTGAGGTGAAATTGGTTGAACTTGGCATGATCGAGCCTTTCAAAGAGCTCCTTACCATCCATCTGAATAACCTCCGCCCAATATTTTCTCAACAAAAGCGCTCCATATTCAAGCCTGAGACCATGCTCTTGTTTCACCCAAACAATACAACCTTTTATTTAACTTTTCGTGAAAAAATATGAATACACTACGTAATTTTGATAAAGAATTTGTCAATGTGTAGTAGAGCAAACGGAGGATATACGCTAGCTTCCAATAGAAACAATGGACTACTTTACCTTGGTAGAAAGAAGGCAGCGTAGTCCATTGTTTGATTTTCTCTGGTTGAAGGATTAACTGAAGAGGGTACTGAGAGCCTAAATCAAAACAGACATCGAGAGGATGACGAAA contains:
- a CDS encoding MFS transporter; the protein is MDGKELFERLDHAKFNQFHLKSIFTTGMGVFTDGYDLSSIGIVLPLVLLSFGVKSLTGLESSLLAGSALIGAALGAIVFGLLANKGRKTFYGLDVLVLALASLAQSFVGNVPELIAVRFILGIGIGADYVLSPLIMGENANSQDRGKSIAIGFGLTWGIGATFAAILYMVLQAYHVPDALIWRIVLGFGAVPAASVIYLRRKLPETPRFLARMKGDLVGLQNVIAQVTGGSASEIVNRDELEDRQEASFYWAKNRKNIFTACVLWFLFDIVAYSGILFGPSLIAKGIGLTAGSFQLVMELAFTVPGAIVAILFIDRWGRKPLQVLGFVGMAAALGMFSMFKGEATTVPLIGLLLYGGQNLMSQVGPGSVSASGMLGIELAPTKIRSVVQGITVASGRLGASLTAFVFPALFRIWGEAVAIGFLATLAVIAAVLTLILLPETKQRALEETSRERSDSETSLPISIPTGT